The window CAGCCCGGCCGCCGCCCGGAAACCGCTGAGCAGCGACGACGTCCGGGACACGTTCAGGTCACCGGCCACCACCAGCGGGATCGCCGGATCGAACCCCGCGAGCCGCCCGGCCAGATGATCGAACTCGGACCTGAGCACGGCGGTGAAGCGGTCGTCCAGGCGCGCCGACAGATGCGTGTCCACCACCACGACCTCGCCGTCGCCGGTGGCGATCGTGGTGATCAACGCGCCCTTGCGCATCAGGAACTCCGGGCGGGCCGGACCGGTCCGCGGGTAGGGCAGGAACTCCCGGGCCACGATCGGCCACCTGGACAGAACCACCAGACCACCCTTGAGCAGGACCGATCCGGTGTACGCGGGATGCCGCAGCCCCGGAGCCAGGGCACGGATCAGGTTCGCGTTCCGCCGATACATCAGCTCCTGCAGGCAGACCACGTCGTAGCCGCCCCGCTCCAGCAGCGGGCCGAGCACCCGCAGCCGGGGCCGGACGTCACCGCGGAACAGCGTGTTGAAGGTCAGCAGCCGCACGGTCAGCGGGCCAGTCTCCGCCAGAGGAACTCCAGCATCAGCGCCCGGATCGTCGCGGCCTGATCATTGTCGGCCGCGCCGGCATGCCCACCCTCCACATTCTCGTGGTAGGCGACCTCGTGCCCCTGCTCGCGCATCAGGGCCGCCATCTTGCGGGCGTGCCCGGGATGCACCCGGTCGTCACGGGTCGAGGTGGAGAACAGCACCGGCGGGTACACCCGATCGGGCCGGACGTTCTGGTACGGCGAGTACTCACGCAGAAACTCCCAGTCGGCGGCGACGTCCGGATCCCCGTACTCCGCGATCCAGGATTTCCCGGCCAACAGCCTGGTGTAGCGCCGCATGTCGAGCAGCGGCACGGTGGCCACCACCGCGCCGAACAGCTCCGGATAGCGGGTCAGCATCACCCCCATCAGCAGGCCGCCGTTGCTGCCGCCCTTGATGCCCAGCTGCGCCGGGGTGGTGATCCCGCGCGCCACCAGGTCGGCGGCGACCGCGGCGAAGTCCTCGTAGGCCCGCAGCCGGTTCTCCCGCAACGCGGCCCGGTGCCAGGCCGGGCCGTACTCACCGCCGCCACGGATGTTGGCGACCGCGTAGGCGCCACCCCGGGCCAGCCAGCCCCGGCCGATCACCGCGTCGTAGCCGGGCGTCAGCGCCACCTCGAAACCGCCGTAGCCGCTGAGCAGCGCCGGGCCCGGTTTCTCCCCGCCGACCACGAAGTACGGCACCCGCGTGCCGTCGGCGGACACCGCGAAGAACTGCCGCACCTCCAGCCCGGCCGGGTCGAAGAAGTCCGGCTGCCGCTTCAGGACCTCGACCGGCCCGCCGACCGTGCCGAGGCTCAGCGTCGTCGGCAGCAGAAAACCCTCGGCCGCGATCAGGTACGAGTCGTCGCGATCCGGATCGGTCTCGACGATCCACGTCTGGGCGAACTCACCGGCCGCCGGCAGCGCCTGCCGGGTCCACTCCGGATCACCCGGGGTGAGCACGTGCGCCTCGGTCCGCACATCGGTCATGGTGACCAGCAACAGGTGATTTCGGGTCCACGACCAGCCGTTCAGCGAGGTGCGCTCGTCCGGCCGGAACAGCACGGTGAAGTCCCGCCGGCCGAACCGGGTGGCCAGCAGCGCCCCGGCCGGATGGGTCACGCCGCCGACCGTCCACGGCGACCGGACCCGGACCAGCATCCACTCCCGGTGCACTTCGCAGTCGGCGTCCTCGGGCACGTCGATCCGCTCCAGCTCACCCCCGGGCACCCGGACGTGGTACTCGCGGGTGAAGAAGGTCGGCCACCGGATCACCAGGTCACGCTCGAACCCCTCGGTCGTGTCGTGGTAGGCCCGCACCAGGATGTCGTCGGCCGCCCCCTCGAAGACCGTCTCCGCCTCGGACAGCGGGGTGCCGCGCCGCCACCGCTTCACGATCCGCGGATAACCCGACGACGTCAGCGACCCCGGTCCGAAATCGGTGCCGACGAAGATGTGGTCGGCGTCGATCCAGTCGACGTCGCTCTTCGCCTCCGGCAGGGTGAACCCATCCGTGACGAAGACCCGGCGGACCATGTCGAACTCGCGGACCACCGAGGCGTCCGCGCCGCCCCGGGCCAGGCTGATCAGGCAGCGCTCGTTCCCGGGCCGGAGCACCGTGACGTCGCTCCACGTCCAGTTCTCGCCCTCCGCCTCGTTCAGGGCGTCGACGTCGAGCAGGACGTCCCACTCCGGCTCGGCCAGCCGGTACTGCTCCGCGGTGGTCCGTCGCCACAGGCCGCGCGGGTGGTCGGCGTCCTGCCAGAACGAGTAGTAGAAGCCGTCCCCGCGCCACCCCGGGAACGAGATCCGGTCCCGGCTGTCCAGGACCTCCCGGATCTCGTCCCGGGTACGCGCGAACTCCTCGTCGGCGAAGGCCGCCAGCGTTTCGTCGTTGCGCTCCGCGACCCATCGGGCCGCCTCGGGCTCGTCGAGCGATTCCAGCCAGAGATACGCATCGTCGATCATCGGTCGACAATCGCATCAAGCCGCGTCGTTGCCAACCGCTCCGGACGGGCGTTCCGCCGCGGGCAGAGCGACCGCCCGCGGCAACAGCTGGGCGGCCAGCAGGGTGGCCAGCGCCGACGTGTCCGCACCGCCGTCGCCGTCGGTGCGCACCACCACCGGCTGCGGCGCCTGCCCGGCCAGTTCGGCGCCCACCTCGAGGCGGCGCAGCGCCAGCTCGTACTGCAGGACGGCCCGGTTGTCCCGGTAGGCCTGGGCCAGTCGACGCTGGGCCTTCGCCTCGTTCTCGGCCGCGATCAGGCCGCTACGGCCCCTGGTCTCGATCTCGAACTTCACCCGCTGCGCGTTCGTCTCCTGCTCCTCCAGCAGCTGGGCGACCTGCTCCCGGGCCTTGTTCAGGGACGCCTTGACCTCGACGATCCGGGCGTCGCGCACCTTCTTCGCCCGCTCGATGTCCATCTGCAACTGGTCGATCCGGCGCTTGCGGGTCAGACCCCACTCCTGCTCGTAGGCGGTGCTCTCCTTGGCGACCCGCTCCCGGGTGGCCAGGTGCTGCTGGTACTGGGCGGGCAGCTGCACGTCCGGGATGTTGCAACCGGTGATCCGTACGCCGTACCGGTCCAGCTGCCGGTTCAGCAGATCCTGCATGTCGGCCACGTCCGAGCCGCGCAGGTCGTACGCCCGCTCGGTCTGCACCATCCGGGCCCGCTGCCGGATCGCGTCCTGCACGGCGCTGGACAGCACCAGGTCGAAGTTGCCGGCGCCGATCGTCCGCACGAACAGCACGGCGTCGGTGATCCGCAGCTTCAGGAAGAACTCGATCGAGCGCAGCGGCACGTTCTCCCGGGTCGGGCAGGCCATCACCGGCGCCGAATACGGGATCTCGGTGGCGACGTCCACCACGAACGCGACCCGCGACCACGGGTGCCACAGGTAGTGCCGGCCCGGGTCCAGGGTGCGGGACACCGCGCCGTACCTGGTCAGCACGCCGTTCGTGCCCTGCTCGATCTCGACGATCGAGCTCCGCCACCACCACAGCGCGCCGACCAGCAGGAAGAAGGCACCGGAGAGGTACGCGAGGACACCGAAGAAACCGGCGTCACCGCGGATCGAGAACATCACCCCGGAGAGCAGGGCGAGCAGGCCGAGCCAGAGTGGGGCCAGCCAGCCGAGGCGGCGGCGATGCTTCGGGATGACGACCGGGACCAGGGTGCCGGCCTCGCCGCCGCGCAGCAGCCGGGCCACGTCGCTCCACGGGGCGACCACCTCGGAGATCGTCGAACTGCGGCCCTTGGTAGGCGTACTCATGCCTCGTCCTCCTGGTCTTGCACCGTGACCACCGGGACGGCCGGCTGATCGGTGTGCCGCAACGCGTTGATCTCCTCCTCGCGGTCGGCGATCCGCTGCGCGACCTCGGCCAGCCGGGTGCGCATGGCCGCCATGTCGGCCTCGGTGAACAGCTCGCTGCCCCGCTCGCCGACCATCTCCCGGGCCAGCTGCAGCAGATCGATGCCGACCGCGCCGTTCGGATCGGCCGAACCGCCGATCCGGACCAACCGCGGCAGGTGCCCGGCCACCTCCTCCAGCCGGTCGAGGACCTCCCGCTGGTAGCGGTACTCCAGGATCTCCGGCGCCTCGGCCACGGTCACCGCGCGGATGTCCAGGGCCTGCGCCTCCAGCAGCGCCGCGTTGGCCTTCGCCTCCGACTCGGCCAGGATGTAGCGCTGCCGGGCCACCGCCTCGGCCCGGTTCGTCTCCCGTTCCAGGGCGGTGTCCATCTGCGCCTGGTACTGCGCGATGTCCGCCTGGATCGCCGACAGCGTCTCCTGCAGGCTGGCCAGCTCCTTGATCAGGTCGCCCTCGTCCTGCTCCTTGCGCAGCTGCAACGCGTACTCGTGGGTGTAGGCGTCCTTCGCCACCCGCACCATCTCCGGCGCGGCCAGGTCCATCCGGTACTTGCGGTCGGACGGTTCGGCGTGCGTGATGTTCGCGTTCGTCAGCTCCACGGCCGGGCGGAACTGCTGGTTCAGCTGGTCCAGCAGCCGACCGGTCTCCTCACCGACCATGTTGTAGATGTCCGCCGCCGACTGCTCGTAGATCAGGCTGCGGATCGTCTCACTCACCGCGTTGCCGAGCTTCTCCTCGAAACCGCGGACCGCGCCGAGCGTGTAGACGAACTCCACCGGGTCGCTGATCCGGAACTGGATGAACAGGTCGATCGACGCCTTCACCCCGCCCTTCGTCGGCGCCTCCCGGACCGGGGCGTTGAACGGATACTCCCGGGTGGTGTTCAGGATGTACGACACCCGCTTCCACGGGTTCAGCAGGATGATCCGCCCCGGGCCGACCACCTGCTCCAGCTTGCCGAACCGGGTGATCAGCGCGGCACAACCGTCCGGCACCATCACCATGCCCTGGCGCCACCAGACGAAGCCCACCGCCAGCAGCGACAGCACCCAGTAGTGCACGCCGAAGTAGGGGTTGGTCAGCACGTCGCCGCCGGCCACCCCGATCGCGGTGGCCGCCGCCACCCCGATCACCGGCAGCAGCAGCACCGGCAGCATGGTCACCAGCGACCGTCCGCGCGGGATCACCATCGGGCAGATGACGTGCACCTGCTCGCCGTCCTGCCGGCGCAGCTCGCTGCGGTTCAGCACCTCCCCCGCCTCGTCGAGCGGAACCATCCGCTGCTCCATGACGGTGTCGATGCTGCCGCCGAGATCCCGGGCCGCCGGGAAGTCGACCGGATCCACCCCCAGATCCAGCTGCCCGGAGGCCACCGCCTTCCCGAGCCGGCGTGCCTCCTCGACCGCCACCGCCCGGGGATCCACCCCCTCCGCGACAGCACTGGCCGCCTTGCGTAATCCCTGCTGGAGACGCGCCACGGTCCCCCCTCATCCGTTGCCGTAGAACCAGAGATGCTATCGAGCCCCATCAAGAACGGGGGGTTGCTGCACGCAAAGCGACACTTCGCCGTCCGGGGGAGGATTCCCCGGGAGCCTGACAGGCGGTGGAAACGGCACCTCCGCCGCGTGCCACCGGGATCATCCGTGGGGTGGAGCATGCGGTGGTCATCGGGGGAAGCGTCGGCGGGCTGCTTGCGGCGCGGGCTCTCAGTGGGGCGTTCGAGCAGGTCACCGTACTTGAGCGGGATCGGCTCCCGGATGGTGTGGCGGCTCGGCGCGGGGTGCCGCAGAGCCGGCAGGCGCATGCGCTGCTCGCGCGCGGCAGCATGGTCCTCGACGAGCTGTTCCCCGGGTTCGTGGCGGAGATGCTGCGGGCCGGGGTGCCGGCCGGTGATCTGCAGGCCGACTGTCACTGGTATCTGGACGGGCGTCTGATGCGCCGGGCGCCGTCGTCGTTGCCCGTCTACGGGGTGACCCGGCCGCTGTTGGAGCACCTGGTCCGGGAGCGGGTACGGGCGCTGCCCAACGTGACGCTGACGAGCGTGGCCGAGGTGACCGGGCTGACGTTGCGCGGCGGGCGGGTGTGCGGGGTCCGGGCCGGCGACGACACGATCGGGGCCGGTCTGGTCGTCGACGCCGGGGGCCGGGCCAGCCGCCTGCCGTTCTGGCTGCGGGACCTGGGGTACGGCCGGGTGCCGGTCACCTCGGTGCGCACCGACGTGGTCTACACGACCCGCCACTTCCGGTACGAGCCGGATCGCCTCCCGTTCGCCGTGATCAACGCGCCGTACCCGGGGATGCCGCGAACCGGCGTGACGATCCGGCAGGAGGGTGACCGGGTGGTGCTGTTCCTCGGCGGGATCCTCGGCGCCGAGCCGCCGGTGGACGACGCCGGGGTGACGACGTTCGCCGAGTCGCTACCGGGGCCGGAGATCCGGGACTTCCTGCGTACCGCGGAACCGCTCGACGATCCGGTGCGGATGCGGTTCCCGGCCAGTGTGCGACGGCACTACGAGCGGATGCCCCGGCTCCCGGACGGGCTGGTCACGATCGGTGACGCGATGTGCAGCTTCAACCCGATCTACGGCCAGGGCATCACGGTCGCCGCGTTGCAGGCGCTCGCGCTGGCCCGGACCGCCGGCGCCGGCCGCTGGCACACCCGCGCGGCCCGGCTGGTGGACGTCCCGTGGTCGATGGCGACCGCCACCGACCTCCGGTTTCCGCAGGTCGAGGGCCCACGCCGGGCCCTCGATCGGCCGATGAACGCCTATCTCCAGCGCTACCGGGCCGCCGCAGCCCACGATCCGGATCTCGGGGCGGCGTTCCTGCGGGTGTCGAACATGCTGGCCGCGCCCGGGCACCTGCTGGCGCCGGGCCGGCTGCTGCGGGTCCTGCTCAGTCCAGCACGCGCAGGTCGTGGACCAGTTCGGAGAAGACCACAGGCGGCAGGCCGCCGAGGGTGACCCCGGAGCGGAACAGGCTGACGCCGGTGACGGTCTGGGGCAGCGCCGAGTCGACGGTGTCGGAGGCGTGCCAGCCGGGGTCGGTGTCGAGGACCGCCCACGCGCCGCCGCCGAGTGGTTTCGCCATCTGCACGGCCGCGTCGTACCACCGGGTCCAGCCGTGCCGTTCCAGGCCGCGCAGCACCGCGTAGGTGGTCTTGCGTCCCTCGAACCGGTCCAGGTCGGTGACGTCCCGGTAGACCGGGCGGTCGAGCTGCGCGAACGGCTGGAGCAGCTGGTAGTCGGCGAACACCTCGGCCCACTCGGCGAGCGCGCCGGCCGGGAAGTCCAGTGGGTGCAGAACGCCGGCGCTCGTGCCGTCGGCGAGCGCGACCGGCTCGTCGGCGGTGTCGGCGAGAGTGCCGTCCTCGGCCACCCGGACGGTGGTGAGCAGCCCGCCGGAGGCGTCGTGGACACCCCAGACCAGGCGCTGGCCCAGGTGGGTCATCCACGGGTGGCGGGCGAACCGGTCGAGGAAGATGCCGGCCGGGATCCGCCGTTGCGCGCACATCGCCCGTTCCAGGCGGGCCACGTGCAGGGACGCCGACGAGCGGGCCTCCTTACGCAGTGCGGTGAGCCGGTCCTTGGCCGCCTTCTGCTTGACCTTGCCCGCGCCACGGCCCGGTTTGGGCAGGTCGGCGAGGATCCGGCCGGTCTCGTCGCGGAGAACCGGCATCAGGCGTTCGTCGAAGGCGATCCGGAACGTCCCGGCGTCGACCTCGACCCGGTCGCCGCCCTCGTCGTCGAGGCCGAGCAGCGGCACCAGCCGGTCGGCGAGCTCGTCCGAGGTGAGGCCGCGCAGGTCGGCGATGGCCTCGATGTGGCCCCTGGCGACACTCTTGAACACCGGGAACCGGGACCGTTCGGCGAGCAGGCTCAACTCGATGAGGGCGGCGTCGGTGCCGCGGTGCCGCAGTGCGTCGAGAGCGGCCTGGGCGCGGGCGGCGGCCGGGGTGCCGGCCCACTGGCGGGCGTGGGTGGCGACGCGGCGGGCGCCGGCGTCGTCGCCGATCAGTCCGACGGCCTGCATGCACCAGCCCTCGGCGGCGGGTGCACCGGCGGCGACCCAGCGGTCGAACAGCGCGTCGGCGAACGCGGCCCGCGACGACGCCGTCCAGCGGTCCCGTGCGGCGAGTACGGCCGGATGGACCTCGTCGGTGTTGCAGGTTGCCAGCCGTACCAGAAGATGGTCTTGATCGTCGGGGGTGGCCGGCCCGCCGGAGGCGGTGATCAGCGGCGGCAGCGGCTGGGCGGTGAGGTATCCGGGGATCTTCGGCTTCTTCGCCCGTGGGGCGTCGAGCGGGTCCCGGTCGAGGAACGCGGTCAGGTCGGCGGCCCGGTCGCCGGCCTGGGTGAGCAGCAGCGCGCGGTGACCCTGCGTGTCGAGGTAGCGCAGCACCCGGCCGGTCGCGTCGTCGGCCGGGTCGGCGGCCCACATCGCGACGGTTCCGGCGGCCGCCTGCTCCGGGTGCCGCAGCAGCCAGGACCGGGCGAGGCGGCGCTGTTTCTTGGCGGCGAAGGCACGGGTCATCGGCACGGCCAGCGACGGATGCCCGACCGGTTGCGCGGCCTCCAGTGCCGATTCGGCGCTGCGGCGGTCCTCGAACGCGGCCAGCAGCGGGCCGATGTGGCTCATCCCGTGCCGGAGCAGCAGCATCGGGGTCAGCGAGGACACCCAGTAGTAGAAGTTCGAGAAGCCGAGCGCCATCAGCCGCTCGTGCGTCCAGGCCGGGGCGAGAGCGAGCGCGGGCAGCGACGTCGGGATCGCGAAGTGCTCGCGGTGCTCCAGCCAGGCCGTCACGGCGGCGGTGTCGCAGCGGCTGATCGGCACGCCGTCCCACTGCATCGCGTCCTGGTAGATCCCGGCCTGCTCGGCGGCCTCGCGCTCGGCGTCCCGGAAACGCAGGACCGGCTCGACCGGCACGGCCACGTCCAGCAACGTCGGCCGCACCGCCTCCGGCGGCTGATAAGCACAGGGCGACCCATCCGGTACGCCTTCCGACTGCCGTTCCTTGACCTGGGTGAATCCGGTCGCCCACGGATGACCGGCGGCCCGCTCCTCGGCCAGGGCGGCCCGGGCCGCGTCGTGGTCGACGTGGGCGAGCAGGGTGCACCACAGCCCGTTGTAGTACTCGTCGTCGTGGAACGGATAGGCCGGCCGCATCCGGCTCAGCACCGGCCCCACCTCGGCGCCCGCCATGTCCAGCATCCCGGCCAGGTAGAGCCGCGGGCCGGTGGCGCCGAAGAACTCATGCCGCACCTTCCGGTTGGTGTGCAGGAACCGGTCCAGGGTGTCCAGACCGCCGGAGGCCAGCCCGGAGGCGTGCACGTTGAAGTTGCCGAACTCGCCGACGTGCCGCATCGCCTCGGCGTGGGCGGCACGCTCGACGTCGCCGGACTGCGGTCCGACCGGCAGCAGGAAGCTGACCGCCCAGAACAGGTCGGCCCGGGTGTTGCCGCTGAGCTGCTCGGCCATCCGGTCCCGGACGACCGGCAGCACCTCCCTCGCCTGCGCGTAGGTCGCGTCGTCGGTCGCCACCAGCAGCTCCCGGAGTCGTCCGAAGAGCCCGGCCCCGACGTACGGCAGATCGGTGTGGAACCCGAGGACGGCCCGGCGGCACGCCTCGGGCAGCCCGTGCGCGGCGACCAGGAAGTCGGCCAGCCGGTCGTCGATGCTCTCGTCGAGATACTGGAACCGCTCGCGCACCGCCCGGACCAGCGCGATGTCGTCGGCCTCGGACCCGATCCGGGCGGCCGGGTCGAGCAGCCGACCGCCGAGCGCCCGGTCTCCCGCGGTACTGGAGGTGACGAACTCCCACACCCGGGACGGCTCGTTCGACTTGTCACGGATCGCCCGGTCCTGCGCCCAGATCGCGTACCGCAGCCCGGCCCACGCCTCGTCGAGGCCCGGCAGCGGCCGGATCGCGGTACGCAGCCCACCACGCCGCGGAGGCATCACCGAGCGCAGCCATCCGGTGACGATCAGACCGTCCCGGCGATCATCGAATCCGGCGTCGTCAGGTGTCCATTCCTGCGGTGCGTGCGAGGCTGGTGGTGCGCTCCAAGACGTCACCGCGCCACCCTAGCCACCGCCGTCCGACGAGGGAGTCATCCGATCGTGCGAGCCGTACAGATCGCCCAGCACGCCGCCGACCTGCCACGGGCCACCGCCTTCTACACCGATCTCCTCGGCACGCCGCCGGTCGCGTCGTTCGACCCGCCGGGGCTGGTCTTCTTCGACCTGGACGGGTTGCGCCTGCTGCTCGATCGCGGCGCTCCCCCGGCCCTGCACTACTACCTGGTCGACGACGTCGCGGCCACGGTCGAGCGGCTGCGGTCCGGCGGTACGACGATCGAGAGCGAACCGCATGTGATCTTCGCGCATCAGGACGACCGGCTCGGTCCGGCCGGCACCGAGGAGGTGCAGGCTTTCGTCCGGGACACCGAGGGCAACCTGGTCGGGCTGGTCGAGCACCGGACGACCCGATGATCGTCGACTGCGACCCGGGGCACGACGACGCGCTGGCGCTGCTGCTGGCCGCCGGCGACCCGCGCGCCCGGCTGCTCGGCGTCACCACGGTCGCCGGCAATCAGACGCTGGACAAGACCACCCGCAACGCGCTGCGGGTCCTGGCCCTGGCCGGGGTCCGCGACGTGCCGGTCGCCGCCGGGTGTGACCGGCCGCTGGTCGGTGAGCTGACCGTGGCCGAGGACATCCACGGCGCCTCCGGTCTGGATGGACCCGATCTGGACGTACCGGTCGCCGAGGTGGTCGGGGTGCACGCGGTCGAGCTGATGCGGCGGCTGATCACCGACGCCGCCGAGCCGGTCACCGTGGTCGCCACCGGACCGCTGACAAACGTGGCACTGCTGCTGCGCCGCCATCCCGAGGTCATGCCGGGGATCGGCCGGATCGTCTTCATGGGCGGCTCCACCGAGCGGGGCAACACCACGCCGTACGGCGAGTTCAACATCGTCACCGACCCGGAGGCGGCCGACATCGTGCTCCGGTCCGGGCTGCCGCTCACCATGATCGGCCTGAACGTCACCCATCAGGCGCCGGCCACCGGCGAGATCATCGACGAGTTCCGCGGGATGGGCACCCGGCTCGGCGCGATCTGCGCGGAGCTGATGATGTTCTTCGCCGCCACGTATCACCGGGTGTTCGGGTTCGAGCATCCGCCGGTGCACGACCCGATCGCGGTGGCCCGGGTGCTCGACCCGTCGATCGTGCGGACCGTCGCCGCGCCCGTCTCGATCGAGCTGGCCGGGGCGTTCACCAGAGGTGCGACGGTCGTCGACCTGCACCACCGCACCGGCCGGCCGTCGAATGTGGACGTCGCGGTCGGCCTGGACGTGGACGCCTTCTGGCGCCTGCTGCTCGCCGCGGTGCGCGCGCTGGGCCGATAGCATCCGGCCATGCAGGTCGTCACCAAACTGGAGCGACGGGTGGTCGCCGCCGCCGAGGAGGCGCTGACCAGGCAGCGTCAGGTCAGCGTGCTCGACGTGCTGACCGGGATGGGCTGGCTGCCTCCGGGCCGGGTCACCGAGTGGCGGCAGGGCCGCGCGCCGGACCTGGAGTCGGTCGCGGTGGTCACGCCCGATCGGATCGCCGACGTGCTGGAGGTGTTCCGCCGCTGGGTGGACAGCCGTGGCCTGCGACCCGGCGAGATCGACTACGTGTCGGCCACCCGCGACCGGCGGCCGCTCCGGTTCACCGCGGGCGGCGACCCGGAGCGGGAGACGGCGTACCGCACCCACTGGCTGGCCGCCGACCTCACCGACAGCCGGCGGGAACGACTGACCACCCGACAGAGCCGACCCCCGGACCTGGTCGTGGTGATCCCGACCAAGCCGTTCACCTGCGTCGGCTGCACCGCCACCGACGACGGCATGCTGATCATGGAGGATGCCGGGCCGCACTGCCTGACCTGTGCCGACCTCGACCACCTGGTGTTCCTGCCGTCCGGTGACGCGGCCCTCACCAGGCGCGCCAAGCAGGCCAGTCGGCTGTCCGCCGTGGTGGTCAGGTTC of the Actinoplanes sichuanensis genome contains:
- a CDS encoding VOC family protein yields the protein MRAVQIAQHAADLPRATAFYTDLLGTPPVASFDPPGLVFFDLDGLRLLLDRGAPPALHYYLVDDVAATVERLRSGGTTIESEPHVIFAHQDDRLGPAGTEEVQAFVRDTEGNLVGLVEHRTTR
- a CDS encoding squalene monooxygenase translates to MEHAVVIGGSVGGLLAARALSGAFEQVTVLERDRLPDGVAARRGVPQSRQAHALLARGSMVLDELFPGFVAEMLRAGVPAGDLQADCHWYLDGRLMRRAPSSLPVYGVTRPLLEHLVRERVRALPNVTLTSVAEVTGLTLRGGRVCGVRAGDDTIGAGLVVDAGGRASRLPFWLRDLGYGRVPVTSVRTDVVYTTRHFRYEPDRLPFAVINAPYPGMPRTGVTIRQEGDRVVLFLGGILGAEPPVDDAGVTTFAESLPGPEIRDFLRTAEPLDDPVRMRFPASVRRHYERMPRLPDGLVTIGDAMCSFNPIYGQGITVAALQALALARTAGAGRWHTRAARLVDVPWSMATATDLRFPQVEGPRRALDRPMNAYLQRYRAAAAHDPDLGAAFLRVSNMLAAPGHLLAPGRLLRVLLSPARAGRGPVRRRPQAAGRRG
- a CDS encoding prolyl oligopeptidase family serine peptidase; protein product: MIDDAYLWLESLDEPEAARWVAERNDETLAAFADEEFARTRDEIREVLDSRDRISFPGWRGDGFYYSFWQDADHPRGLWRRTTAEQYRLAEPEWDVLLDVDALNEAEGENWTWSDVTVLRPGNERCLISLARGGADASVVREFDMVRRVFVTDGFTLPEAKSDVDWIDADHIFVGTDFGPGSLTSSGYPRIVKRWRRGTPLSEAETVFEGAADDILVRAYHDTTEGFERDLVIRWPTFFTREYHVRVPGGELERIDVPEDADCEVHREWMLVRVRSPWTVGGVTHPAGALLATRFGRRDFTVLFRPDERTSLNGWSWTRNHLLLVTMTDVRTEAHVLTPGDPEWTRQALPAAGEFAQTWIVETDPDRDDSYLIAAEGFLLPTTLSLGTVGGPVEVLKRQPDFFDPAGLEVRQFFAVSADGTRVPYFVVGGEKPGPALLSGYGGFEVALTPGYDAVIGRGWLARGGAYAVANIRGGGEYGPAWHRAALRENRLRAYEDFAAVAADLVARGITTPAQLGIKGGSNGGLLMGVMLTRYPELFGAVVATVPLLDMRRYTRLLAGKSWIAEYGDPDVAADWEFLREYSPYQNVRPDRVYPPVLFSTSTRDDRVHPGHARKMAALMREQGHEVAYHENVEGGHAGAADNDQAATIRALMLEFLWRRLAR
- a CDS encoding SPFH domain-containing protein → MARLQQGLRKAASAVAEGVDPRAVAVEEARRLGKAVASGQLDLGVDPVDFPAARDLGGSIDTVMEQRMVPLDEAGEVLNRSELRRQDGEQVHVICPMVIPRGRSLVTMLPVLLLPVIGVAAATAIGVAGGDVLTNPYFGVHYWVLSLLAVGFVWWRQGMVMVPDGCAALITRFGKLEQVVGPGRIILLNPWKRVSYILNTTREYPFNAPVREAPTKGGVKASIDLFIQFRISDPVEFVYTLGAVRGFEEKLGNAVSETIRSLIYEQSAADIYNMVGEETGRLLDQLNQQFRPAVELTNANITHAEPSDRKYRMDLAAPEMVRVAKDAYTHEYALQLRKEQDEGDLIKELASLQETLSAIQADIAQYQAQMDTALERETNRAEAVARQRYILAESEAKANAALLEAQALDIRAVTVAEAPEILEYRYQREVLDRLEEVAGHLPRLVRIGGSADPNGAVGIDLLQLAREMVGERGSELFTEADMAAMRTRLAEVAQRIADREEEINALRHTDQPAVPVVTVQDQEDEA
- a CDS encoding SPFH domain-containing protein, which codes for MSTPTKGRSSTISEVVAPWSDVARLLRGGEAGTLVPVVIPKHRRRLGWLAPLWLGLLALLSGVMFSIRGDAGFFGVLAYLSGAFFLLVGALWWWRSSIVEIEQGTNGVLTRYGAVSRTLDPGRHYLWHPWSRVAFVVDVATEIPYSAPVMACPTRENVPLRSIEFFLKLRITDAVLFVRTIGAGNFDLVLSSAVQDAIRQRARMVQTERAYDLRGSDVADMQDLLNRQLDRYGVRITGCNIPDVQLPAQYQQHLATRERVAKESTAYEQEWGLTRKRRIDQLQMDIERAKKVRDARIVEVKASLNKAREQVAQLLEEQETNAQRVKFEIETRGRSGLIAAENEAKAQRRLAQAYRDNRAVLQYELALRRLEVGAELAGQAPQPVVVRTDGDGGADTSALATLLAAQLLPRAVALPAAERPSGAVGNDAA
- a CDS encoding endonuclease/exonuclease/phosphatase family protein yields the protein MRLLTFNTLFRGDVRPRLRVLGPLLERGGYDVVCLQELMYRRNANLIRALAPGLRHPAYTGSVLLKGGLVVLSRWPIVAREFLPYPRTGPARPEFLMRKGALITTIATGDGEVVVVDTHLSARLDDRFTAVLRSEFDHLAGRLAGFDPAIPLVVAGDLNVSRTSSLLSGFRAAAGLRDVLAGDTRPTYRPTPDWPSPTALDHILIRAVPRAEARLVFDEEVRLADGRAAYLSDHYAVEADLTW
- a CDS encoding DUF4132 domain-containing protein yields the protein MTSWSAPPASHAPQEWTPDDAGFDDRRDGLIVTGWLRSVMPPRRGGLRTAIRPLPGLDEAWAGLRYAIWAQDRAIRDKSNEPSRVWEFVTSSTAGDRALGGRLLDPAARIGSEADDIALVRAVRERFQYLDESIDDRLADFLVAAHGLPEACRRAVLGFHTDLPYVGAGLFGRLRELLVATDDATYAQAREVLPVVRDRMAEQLSGNTRADLFWAVSFLLPVGPQSGDVERAAHAEAMRHVGEFGNFNVHASGLASGGLDTLDRFLHTNRKVRHEFFGATGPRLYLAGMLDMAGAEVGPVLSRMRPAYPFHDDEYYNGLWCTLLAHVDHDAARAALAEERAAGHPWATGFTQVKERQSEGVPDGSPCAYQPPEAVRPTLLDVAVPVEPVLRFRDAEREAAEQAGIYQDAMQWDGVPISRCDTAAVTAWLEHREHFAIPTSLPALALAPAWTHERLMALGFSNFYYWVSSLTPMLLLRHGMSHIGPLLAAFEDRRSAESALEAAQPVGHPSLAVPMTRAFAAKKQRRLARSWLLRHPEQAAAGTVAMWAADPADDATGRVLRYLDTQGHRALLLTQAGDRAADLTAFLDRDPLDAPRAKKPKIPGYLTAQPLPPLITASGGPATPDDQDHLLVRLATCNTDEVHPAVLAARDRWTASSRAAFADALFDRWVAAGAPAAEGWCMQAVGLIGDDAGARRVATHARQWAGTPAAARAQAALDALRHRGTDAALIELSLLAERSRFPVFKSVARGHIEAIADLRGLTSDELADRLVPLLGLDDEGGDRVEVDAGTFRIAFDERLMPVLRDETGRILADLPKPGRGAGKVKQKAAKDRLTALRKEARSSASLHVARLERAMCAQRRIPAGIFLDRFARHPWMTHLGQRLVWGVHDASGGLLTTVRVAEDGTLADTADEPVALADGTSAGVLHPLDFPAGALAEWAEVFADYQLLQPFAQLDRPVYRDVTDLDRFEGRKTTYAVLRGLERHGWTRWYDAAVQMAKPLGGGAWAVLDTDPGWHASDTVDSALPQTVTGVSLFRSGVTLGGLPPVVFSELVHDLRVLD